The Fictibacillus arsenicus genome contains a region encoding:
- the leuD gene encoding 3-isopropylmalate dehydratase small subunit, whose product MEPFTSFTGTAVPLDVDNVDTDAIIPKQFLKRTERTGYGEFLFYDWRFENGKDRHDFILNQDRYQGSSVLLARKNFGCGSSREHAPWALSDYGFRVIIAPSFADIFYNNCFKNGILPIVLSNADVDVLFQRTNEKRGYQLSVDLESQRVIDSHGFEAYFEVTPYRKRLLQKGLDEIGSTLEFQDKIKSFEERHRIYYSINKNEKASI is encoded by the coding sequence ATGGAACCTTTTACTTCATTTACCGGAACGGCTGTACCGCTTGATGTGGATAACGTCGATACGGATGCCATCATTCCGAAGCAGTTCCTGAAACGAACAGAGAGAACCGGCTACGGGGAGTTTCTGTTCTATGACTGGCGATTTGAAAACGGAAAGGACCGACATGATTTCATTCTGAATCAAGACCGTTATCAAGGGTCGTCTGTACTGCTCGCAAGAAAGAACTTCGGATGTGGCTCGTCCCGTGAACATGCACCATGGGCTCTATCTGACTATGGTTTTCGTGTGATTATAGCACCATCATTCGCAGACATCTTTTATAACAACTGCTTTAAGAATGGGATCCTGCCCATCGTTCTCTCAAATGCAGATGTGGATGTGCTGTTTCAGCGGACGAATGAAAAGCGAGGTTACCAGTTATCCGTTGATTTAGAGAGTCAAAGAGTGATAGATTCACATGGTTTTGAAGCGTATTTCGAGGTTACACCATATCGGAAAAGGCTCCTTCAAAAGGGTCTCGATGAGATCGGTTCAACACTGGAATTTCAGGATAAGATTAAGAGTTTTGAAGAACGGCACCGCATCTACTACTCAATAAACAAAAATGAAAAGGCTTCCATCTAA